GCTGTTCCGACAGGCGGTGCGGGAGTTCGCCGAGCAGGAGCTGAAGCCCCGCGCCCGCCATGTGGATGAGCGCGGCGAGTTCAACTGGGAGGCGGTCCGCAAAGGGGCCTCCCTGGGGCTGCTGGGCCTGACGGTCCCGGAGGCCTACGGCGGGGCAGGGCTGGATCACGTCAGCGCGGCCATCGCCATCGAGGAGATCGCCCGGGGATGCGGCTCCACCGCCCTCTCCCTGGCGGCCCACAACGGCCTGGGACTGGCGCCGATCCTCCTCTTCGGCAGCGAGGCCCAGAAGCGGCGGTGGCTGCCGGCCCTGACCAGCGGCCGCAACGGGCTGGCCGCCCTGGCCCTGACGGAGCCTCACTGCGGCAGCGACCTGGGGGCCGTGCGCACCACCGCGGTCCGCGATGGGGACGAGTGGGTGATCACCGGCCAGAAGATGTGGTGCACCAACGCTGGCATCGCCGAGGTGATCGTCACCCTGTGCCGCACGGACCCGGAGGCCGGCAAGCGCGGCCTCAGCCTGATCCTCATCCCCACGGACGCCCCGGGCCTCTCCATCGCCCCGCCGGAGAAAAAGATGGGGCTCCACGGCTCCCCCACCCACGCCGTGACCTTCGATCATGTGCGGGTGCCCCTGGATCACCTCCTGGGGGAGCCGGGGCGAGGCTTGCCCTACGCCCTCCAGGTCTTAGACGGAGGGCGCATCGGTATCGGGGCCCTCTCGGTGGGCCTGGCCCAGGCCGCCTTCGAGGAGGCGGTCCGTTACGCGAAGGAGCGCACCGCCTTCGGCCAGCCCATCGCCGCCTATCAGGCCGTCCAGTGGATGCTGGCCGACGCGGCGGTGGAGATCGAGGCCGCCCGGCTGCTGGTGTATCGGGCGGCCTGGCTGCGGGATCAGGGGCTCCCCTACACCCAGGCCGCGGCCATGGCCAAGCTCTTCGCCAGCGAGATGGCCGAGCGCGTGACCCGCAACGCCATCCAGATCCACGGCGGCTACGGCTACAGCCGGGAGTTCCCGGTGGAGCGGCTCTACCGGGACGCCCGGCTGATGACCATCGGGGAGGGCACCAGCGAGATCCAGCGCCTGGTCATCGCCCGCCACATCTTGGGGCTGGTCCGGGCGGAGCCGCTCCCCGCGGATGTGGTGTGAGCCGTGGTCCTCAAGGAACGCCTGAAAGCCTATGCCCGCTCCCTCGGCTTCGACCTGATCGGGGTGGCCGCGGCGGGCCCCACGCCCTCCGCCGATCGCTACGAGGAATGGGTCCGCGCGGGCCGCGCGGCCACCATGGCCTACCTCACCCGGCCCGAGGCCATCGAGAAGCGTCGGGACGTCCGCCACCTCTGGCCGGAGGCCCGCTCCGTCATCGTGGGGGCCATGAACTACTACGCCGGGGATTTCCCGCCGCCCCGGGAGGATGTTCCGCAGGGACGGGTCGCCCGCTACGCCTGGGGGGAGGACTACCACGAGGTCCTGCGGGAGCGCCTGGAGGCGCTCTTAGAGTTCCTCAACCGGGAGGCCGGCCGCCCGGTGCGGGGACGGATCTACGTGGACACCGGGCCGGTGCTGGAGCGGGCCTGGGCCGTCCAGGCCGGCCTGGGATGGATCGGCAAGAACAGCATGCTCATCCACCCCCGCCTGGGCTCCTACCTGTTCCTGGGGATCCTGCTGGTGGATCTGGAGCTGGAGCCCGACCCGCCCTTCCCGACGGACCACTGCGGCACCTGCACCCGCTGCATCGAGGCGTGCCCGACGCGCTGCATCCGCCCCGATCGCACGCTGGAGGCGGAGCGCTGCCTCTCTTACCTGACCATCGAGCGGCGGGAGGAGATCCCGATGGAGCGGCGGGCAGCGATCGGGGACTGGATCTTCGGGTGCGACATCTGCCAGGAAGTCTGCCCCTGGAACCGGCGGTTCGCCCGGCCGACCGCCGAGCCGGCCTTCCAGCCCCGGGAGGGGATCCCCCGCTTGGCCCTGGCAGAGATCCTGGGGATGGATGAGGCAGCATTCCGGGCGCGGTTCCGCCGCAGCGCCATCCGCCGGGCCAAACGGCGGGGGCTGGTGCGCAACGCCCTGGTGGTCGCGGGGAACCTGCGGGCGCGTTCGCTCCGCCCGCTGCTCGAACGCTGGCGGGCCGATGAGGATCCCATCTTGCAGGAGCACGCCGCATGGGCTCTGGAACGGATAGAGGAAGCCCAGGTCCTTTTAGAGGGTCCGGGATGAAAGCCGCGCGGGGTGTTTATGTGCTGTGGCTGGAGGCGTGGGGGGAGGTGGTCATCGGCCGGCTCGGGCGCTGGCCCCTCGCTGGGACCTACGCCTATGTGGGCTCGGCCCGGGGGCCCGGAGGCTTCCAACGGTTGGAGCGCCACCGGAGGGTGGCGGAGGGCCGGAGCTCGACACGTCGCTGGCACATCGATTACCTGCTCACCGCCGGGCAATGGCGGGGCGCTTTCGTGAGGGAGACTGAGGATCCCGCGGCGGAGTGCGCCCTGGCCCGGGCCCTGGCCGAACACCTGCCCCCCGCCATCCCGCACTTCGGAAGCAGCGACTGCCGCTGCCCCACCCATCTCTTCGCCGTCCCCGATCCCGAAGGATTCCTTCAGTTACTCGCCGCCCAGGGCCTCCGGGCTTTCCCGGAGCGTGAGGATGCAGGCGTTCGGTCCGCCTGGATGCGTTAAAATGAGTGAGAGAAGGGGACTCGATGGGGATCATCCGCCAGGAGGGCGCTCCGGGGCGCGGGCGCCCCGCGGGTTTCCCTGAGCCACCGGGAGGAGCGAATCGATGTTTTCCGCATTGGTCGAGGCCGCGATGGAAAAGGCCCGCTTCCGCCAGCTGGAGGACGGGACCTATTACGGGGAGATCGAGATGTACCCGGAGGTCTACGCCACCGGAGCGACCCTGGAGGAATGTCGCCGGGAGCTGGAGGAGGTGTTGATCGAGTGGCTGCAGGATCGCCTGTCCCGCCCGTGACCTTCCCGCCCGCCCGCTGGCGTCTGCTGTGGTCGCCTCCTGCGGACGGCGCCACCCAGATGGCCATCGATGGGGCCATTGTGGAGGCCGTGGCGGCCGGGGAAGCTCCGCCGACAGTGCGCTTCTACCGCTGGGATCCGCCCTGCCTCAGCCTGGGGCGGAGCCAGCCGGTGGAGGAGGTGGATCTCTCGCGCTGTCGGGCCGATGGGGTCGAGGTGGTGCGGCGGCCCACGGGGGGACGAGCCATCCTCCACGCGGAGGAGCTCACTTACAGCGTGATCTTCCCGGAGGCCGACCCCCGGGCGGCCGGCGGCATACCGGAGACCTTCCGCCGGTTCGCCCAGGCCTTCGCGGCCGCCTTACGCGCCCTGGGCGTCCCCGACGTCGCCCTGGCCCCCCCGCTGGATCCGCGCGTCCGGGGCGAGGGGTTCGTCTGCTTCGAGGTGCCCACGGACTCCGAGCTCACCGTGGGCGGGCGCAAGATCATGGGCAGCGCCCAGTGGCGTCATCGCGGCGTGGTGCTGCAGCACGGCTCCCTCCCCCTGGACGGCGACCCGGGGGCCATCGCCCGGTATCTACGCCGCGGGCCGGATCCCGAACGGCTCCGTCGGCGGGCGATCACCCTTCGGGAGGCCGTGGGGCACCCGGTGGCTTTCGAGGTGGCGGCGGAGGCGATCCTGATCGCGTTCCGCGAGCTCCTGAACATCCATGTCTTTCCGGGGGACCTGATCCCGGCGGAGGCGGCGCGGATCCCGGCGTGGCGGGATCGCGTGGCCATCCTGCGGCGGGAAGGGGAGCCCCAGCAAGGAGCATGGCGATGGTCGTAGGCACCTGCACGGTGGAGCTGCATCTGCCGGAGGCGCTGTCGTTGAAAGACAAGCGCAGCGTGATGAAATCCCTTATCGCCCATCTGCGCCAGTCCTTCAACGTGGCGGCGGCGGAGATCGATCATCAGGACTTCCCGCAATCGGCCCGGCTGGGCCTGGCCACCATCTCCAACGACGCCGGCCACATCCACGCTACCCTGGAGGGCGCCGTCCGCTGGATCCAGGCCCATCGGCCGGACGTGATGGTGGTGGATTGGGAGATCGCGATCCTGTGAACGCTCCCGCGGGCGCTCGCCCGTTCACAGGGAAAGGAGCCTGGGATGGCGTATCGGACCACGCTTGTCCGCGAGCCTGCGGTGGCCGGCGCCTTCTACCCGGCGGACCCGGGGGCGCTGCAGGAGATGGTGGATCGCCTGCTCGCGGAGGCACCTCGCTATGAGACCGAGCCGGCCGCCCTGATCGTCCCCCACGCCGGCTACATCTACTCGGGCCATGTGGCCGCGTGGGGGTTCCGGCAGCTGGAGGGCCGTCCTTACGACGCTGTGGTGGTGCTGGGCACCAACCACGTGGAGCCTTTCTTCCGCGAGATCTCTGTCTGGGCCCGGGGTGCGTGGCGGACTCCCTTGGGAGAGATCCCCATCGATGAGGAGCTGGCCGACGCCCTGCTGGCCGCAGGCCCGCCGCTGCGCTTCGTCCCCGAGGTCCATCTGGAAGAACATTCCATCGAGGTGGAGCTTCCCTTTCTGCAGCGGCTGTTCCCCGAGTTGCGCTTCGTCCCGGTGATGATCGGGGAGCCTTCCCCGGAGAACATCGAGGCCCTCGCGGATGCCCTGGCCCGGGCCCTGGCCGGCCGGCGGGCCATCGTCATCGCCAGCAGCGACCTCTCCCATTACCCGCGGGATGAGCACGCCCGTCAGGTGGACCTCAGCGCCATCGGTGCCATCCTCTCACTGGATGAGGAGCTGCTCCGCCATACCATCGCCGAATGGATGGCACGTCGGATCCCGGGGCTGGCGACGCTGATGTGCGGCGAGGGGCCCGTGCGCACGGCCATGGCCTACGCCCGGCGCACCGGCGCGGTCCACACGACCCTGCTCCGCTACGCCAACTCCAGTGACGTCCCCTACGGGCGCAAGGACCATGTGGTGGGCTACGCGGCTATCCGCTTCGCCCGGGAGCCGGATCCCCCCCTTGGCGCTGAGGATCGGCACACCCTTCTGGAGATCGCCCGGGAGGCGGTGACCCACGCGGTGCATGGGCGGCCCCTGCCGGAGCTGTCGGTTTCGTCCCCCGCCTTGCAGTTGCCCCGCGCCTGTTTCGTGACCCTGACCCGGGGCGGCCACCTGCGGGGATGCCGGGGGGAGGTCTGGCCGCGCTCGGATCTCGCCCACGCCGTGCAGCGGGTGGCGGTGCTCTCCGCCCTCGATGATCCCCGTTTTCCTCCTGTGACCGTGGAGGAGTTGCCCCATCTGGAATATGAGATCAGCGTCCTCTCCCCGCTGCGGCCGGTGGCCGACCCTGAGGAGATCGTGATCGGGCGGGACGGCCTCTTCCTCCTGGCGGGGGGCCGCACGGGGTTGCTGCTCCCCCAGGTCCCGGTGGAGCAGGGATGGGATCGGGAGGCCTTCCTGCGGGCCATCTGCCTCAAAGCGGGCCTCCCGGAGGACGCCTGGCGGTGGCCGGAAGCCCGCCTCTTCCGCTTCGAGGCGGAGGTGTTTGGGGAATCGTAGGAAGCGCACTGCGGAGAGGGGGCGCGTCGATCCGGCCTTCTATGGAGCTGGGCGACCAGCCCTCCCTTGATTTCCATCTTCCCCGTGGCGCGCTCCCATCGAAGGACATCGTCCGTTCACCAAGCACGGCCATACACCTTTTCAGCCAGCTCCGCCCCCAGTATCATCTCCGCCAGCATCCGGCGCACCTCTTCGGGCGTGGCCTGGGGATGGCGCTGTCGGATGCCGCGGATGGCCAGCGTGCGGACGGTCTCGTTGAGGCTATCCACGATCGCGAATTTCTTCCACGGCGGCATACGCCGGATCCATTCGATTTGAAGGACCCTGATCTTCGGATGGGTGTCCGAGAACATCCGGCCTCCTATGGCGATCCGGCTTGCCTCGCACGAGTTGCGCTCTGCCTTTTGCGGGATGGCCGAGGATCGGAGGTCCGAAGTTCGAGGAGTCCCCGAACATCCGCTGCTGATCCAGAAATCCATTTTATCCCACAAACCCTCTTTTGACTCGCACGCCGATGCCGTCGGTTTGGGGAGTCCACCTCGGGTCTAAAATTGTGCATATCAACGGTTGAAGGAGGAGGTGCATGATGCGTGGGTCCAGACGGCTCGTCCTGGTGCTGGCCTGGATCCTGGGAGGGCTTCCGGTCGCGAGGCCGTGGCCGGGTGCATCCGGCGCCTCCGCCGCGCCGGCGTGTT
Above is a genomic segment from Thermoflexus hugenholtzii JAD2 containing:
- a CDS encoding acyl-CoA dehydrogenase, translating into MDFRLSEEQRLFRQAVREFAEQELKPRARHVDERGEFNWEAVRKGASLGLLGLTVPEAYGGAGLDHVSAAIAIEEIARGCGSTALSLAAHNGLGLAPILLFGSEAQKRRWLPALTSGRNGLAALALTEPHCGSDLGAVRTTAVRDGDEWVITGQKMWCTNAGIAEVIVTLCRTDPEAGKRGLSLILIPTDAPGLSIAPPEKKMGLHGSPTHAVTFDHVRVPLDHLLGEPGRGLPYALQVLDGGRIGIGALSVGLAQAAFEEAVRYAKERTAFGQPIAAYQAVQWMLADAAVEIEAARLLVYRAAWLRDQGLPYTQAAAMAKLFASEMAERVTRNAIQIHGGYGYSREFPVERLYRDARLMTIGEGTSEIQRLVIARHILGLVRAEPLPADVV
- the queG gene encoding tRNA epoxyqueuosine(34) reductase QueG, whose translation is MVLKERLKAYARSLGFDLIGVAAAGPTPSADRYEEWVRAGRAATMAYLTRPEAIEKRRDVRHLWPEARSVIVGAMNYYAGDFPPPREDVPQGRVARYAWGEDYHEVLRERLEALLEFLNREAGRPVRGRIYVDTGPVLERAWAVQAGLGWIGKNSMLIHPRLGSYLFLGILLVDLELEPDPPFPTDHCGTCTRCIEACPTRCIRPDRTLEAERCLSYLTIERREEIPMERRAAIGDWIFGCDICQEVCPWNRRFARPTAEPAFQPREGIPRLALAEILGMDEAAFRARFRRSAIRRAKRRGLVRNALVVAGNLRARSLRPLLERWRADEDPILQEHAAWALERIEEAQVLLEGPG
- a CDS encoding GIY-YIG nuclease family protein gives rise to the protein MKAARGVYVLWLEAWGEVVIGRLGRWPLAGTYAYVGSARGPGGFQRLERHRRVAEGRSSTRRWHIDYLLTAGQWRGAFVRETEDPAAECALARALAEHLPPAIPHFGSSDCRCPTHLFAVPDPEGFLQLLAAQGLRAFPEREDAGVRSAWMR
- a CDS encoding HicB family protein translates to MFSALVEAAMEKARFRQLEDGTYYGEIEMYPEVYATGATLEECRRELEEVLIEWLQDRLSRP
- a CDS encoding lipoate--protein ligase family protein: MAAGSPVPPVTFPPARWRLLWSPPADGATQMAIDGAIVEAVAAGEAPPTVRFYRWDPPCLSLGRSQPVEEVDLSRCRADGVEVVRRPTGGRAILHAEELTYSVIFPEADPRAAGGIPETFRRFAQAFAAALRALGVPDVALAPPLDPRVRGEGFVCFEVPTDSELTVGGRKIMGSAQWRHRGVVLQHGSLPLDGDPGAIARYLRRGPDPERLRRRAITLREAVGHPVAFEVAAEAILIAFRELLNIHVFPGDLIPAEAARIPAWRDRVAILRREGEPQQGAWRWS
- a CDS encoding DUF503 domain-containing protein, with the protein product MVVGTCTVELHLPEALSLKDKRSVMKSLIAHLRQSFNVAAAEIDHQDFPQSARLGLATISNDAGHIHATLEGAVRWIQAHRPDVMVVDWEIAIL
- the amrB gene encoding AmmeMemoRadiSam system protein B, with the protein product MAYRTTLVREPAVAGAFYPADPGALQEMVDRLLAEAPRYETEPAALIVPHAGYIYSGHVAAWGFRQLEGRPYDAVVVLGTNHVEPFFREISVWARGAWRTPLGEIPIDEELADALLAAGPPLRFVPEVHLEEHSIEVELPFLQRLFPELRFVPVMIGEPSPENIEALADALARALAGRRAIVIASSDLSHYPRDEHARQVDLSAIGAILSLDEELLRHTIAEWMARRIPGLATLMCGEGPVRTAMAYARRTGAVHTTLLRYANSSDVPYGRKDHVVGYAAIRFAREPDPPLGAEDRHTLLEIAREAVTHAVHGRPLPELSVSSPALQLPRACFVTLTRGGHLRGCRGEVWPRSDLAHAVQRVAVLSALDDPRFPPVTVEELPHLEYEISVLSPLRPVADPEEIVIGRDGLFLLAGGRTGLLLPQVPVEQGWDREAFLRAICLKAGLPEDAWRWPEARLFRFEAEVFGES